A single Calidifontibacter indicus DNA region contains:
- a CDS encoding acetyl-CoA C-acetyltransferase — protein sequence MTDDARTPVLVAGARTPMGRLLGSLKDFSGTDLGGIAIKGALEKAGVAGDQVQYVIMGQVLTAGAGQIPARQAAVKGGIPMTVPALTINKVCLSGVDAIALAAQLIRAGEFDTVVAGGQESMSQAPHLLTKSREGFKYGDVKMTDHMAYDGLWDVLTDQAMGNLTESANKGDQEFTRTEQDEFSARSHQLAAKAWKDGLFDDEVLTVSIPQRKGDPLEFKADEGIRADTTAESLSGLRPAFSKDGTITAGSASQISDGACAVVVMSKAKAQEKGLKWLAEIGAHGVVAGPDSTLQSQPANAIEAACAKEGIAPSDLDLIEINEAFAAVGLASTKQLGLDADKVNVNGGAIAMGHPIGMSGARITLHLALELARRGGGVGAAALCGGGGQGDALIVRVPKA from the coding sequence ACCTCGGTGGCATCGCCATCAAGGGTGCCCTGGAGAAGGCCGGGGTCGCCGGTGACCAGGTGCAGTACGTGATCATGGGCCAGGTGCTGACCGCCGGCGCCGGTCAGATCCCGGCCCGTCAGGCCGCGGTCAAGGGCGGCATCCCGATGACCGTGCCGGCGCTCACCATCAACAAGGTGTGCCTGTCGGGTGTCGACGCCATCGCGCTCGCCGCCCAGCTGATCCGTGCGGGCGAGTTCGACACCGTGGTGGCGGGCGGCCAGGAGTCGATGAGCCAGGCGCCCCACCTGCTGACCAAGAGTCGCGAGGGCTTCAAGTACGGCGACGTGAAGATGACCGACCACATGGCCTACGACGGTCTGTGGGACGTGCTGACCGACCAGGCGATGGGCAACCTCACCGAGTCGGCGAACAAGGGCGACCAGGAGTTCACCCGCACCGAGCAGGACGAGTTCTCGGCGCGCAGCCACCAGTTGGCCGCGAAGGCGTGGAAGGACGGCCTGTTCGACGACGAGGTGCTCACCGTCAGCATCCCGCAGCGCAAGGGCGATCCGCTGGAGTTCAAGGCCGACGAGGGCATCCGCGCCGACACGACCGCCGAGTCGCTGTCCGGCCTGCGGCCGGCGTTCAGCAAGGACGGCACGATCACCGCGGGCTCGGCGTCGCAGATCTCGGACGGCGCCTGCGCGGTCGTGGTGATGAGCAAGGCCAAGGCGCAGGAGAAGGGGCTGAAGTGGCTGGCCGAGATCGGTGCCCACGGTGTCGTCGCCGGTCCCGACTCCACGCTGCAGTCGCAGCCGGCCAACGCGATCGAAGCCGCATGCGCCAAGGAAGGCATCGCGCCGTCCGACCTCGACCTCATCGAGATCAACGAGGCGTTCGCCGCGGTCGGTCTCGCGTCCACCAAGCAGCTCGGTCTGGACGCCGACAAGGTCAACGTCAACGGCGGCGCGATCGCCATGGGTCACCCGATCGGCATGTCCGGTGCCCGCATCACCCTGCACCTGGCGCTCGAGCTCGCCCGTCGTGGTGGCGGCGTCGGCGCGGCCGCTCTGTGCGGCGGTGGCGGTCAGGGCGACGCCCTGATCGTGCGCGTGCCGAAGGCCTGA